The segment CCACCTCGGCCATGCCTTCATTACACACCATTCCGGGGGAAAATGAGGGCATGCAGAAGCCCAAGCTGCAAAGCGCTCTAGAGCTCGCCGCCAAAGCCCCCCCACTCATAGGGGTGCCCACGGGGGTAAAGGGCCTGGACGAGCTTTTCTTCACCCTAGACCCCACCACCCTCAAACCCAAACCCCTAGGGGGCTTTCCCCAAGGGGCAGCGGTGCACGTTACCGGGATTTCCGACACAGGGAAGAGCCTTTTGGCCGAACAGTTCGCCCTCAAGCAGGCGGAACGGGGCGAGACCGTGCTCTTCGTCACCACGGAAACCCCAGCCTCCCTCTTGGTCCAGGGCTTGAAGCTCCGGGCCAGGGCCATGGGGCTCAAGGAAAAGGTCTTGGAGAACGTGCTCATCGCCGATGCCGCCACCTATACCGCCCTTCGCGAGGACCTCCAGGCCCTTTTCGCCACCCTCGAGGAAGGCCTTGCGCAAAACGCCCGCCACCTGGTGGTGGACTCCCTCACCGGGCTCTACGAGGCCAAGGAGATCGCCGCCCGGCAGGTGGTGCGGCAGGTGTACGCCTTCAGCAAACGCCACGACCTCACCGCCGTCATGATAAGCCAGAAACGCTCCGGCCACGAGGAGCTTTCCGCCGAGGCCGCCGGCGGTTATGCGGTGAGCCACATCCTAGATGCCACCGTGGTCCTGGCCAAGCTCCTGGTGATGAGCCCCGCCCAGGCCAAGCTCTACCGGATGCCCCTGGGGGAGGTGGTGCGCTTCCTGCGGATAGACGGGTGCCGCCTCTCGGGCCACGATACCCGGACCCACTACCTCTACATCCGTCCAGAAGGGCTCCTGGAGGTGGGTCCACCCCTAGGAAACTGACTTTGCTAGACGCATGGAGCTATGCTAGCATTCATAGCAAAAAGGAGGAGCCTATGGTACT is part of the Thermus hydrothermalis genome and harbors:
- a CDS encoding KaiC domain-containing protein, with the translated sequence MQKPKLQSALELAAKAPPLIGVPTGVKGLDELFFTLDPTTLKPKPLGGFPQGAAVHVTGISDTGKSLLAEQFALKQAERGETVLFVTTETPASLLVQGLKLRARAMGLKEKVLENVLIADAATYTALREDLQALFATLEEGLAQNARHLVVDSLTGLYEAKEIAARQVVRQVYAFSKRHDLTAVMISQKRSGHEELSAEAAGGYAVSHILDATVVLAKLLVMSPAQAKLYRMPLGEVVRFLRIDGCRLSGHDTRTHYLYIRPEGLLEVGPPLGN